From the genome of Anaerolineae bacterium, one region includes:
- a CDS encoding aldo/keto reductase produces the protein MQYRQLHDGRPVPVMGLGTATYGTDPAREAQAIRAALDLGYTHIDTAERYGGGRAEQVIGEAIKGHDRSRLFLTSKVAPDNLHYQSVLHALEGTLNRLQTDYLDLYLIHWPNPSIPLEETFRALNELVSQGKVRYIGVSNFSQSQMEEAFRLTDSILATNQVHYSLTHREPEQNGVLQFCQSHDVLLTAYTPIERGRVTESHTLANMARAKGCTAVQLALAWLISKDHVITIPQSKDRKHLEENLGALEVELTAEEMDQLDRLAS, from the coding sequence ATGCAGTATCGCCAGTTGCACGATGGCCGTCCGGTCCCGGTGATGGGGTTAGGCACCGCGACCTACGGCACCGACCCCGCTCGCGAGGCACAGGCCATTCGGGCGGCCCTGGACCTGGGGTACACCCACATAGATACGGCCGAGCGCTATGGCGGGGGCAGGGCCGAACAGGTGATTGGGGAGGCCATCAAGGGCCACGACCGCTCCCGCCTCTTCCTCACCAGCAAAGTCGCCCCCGACAACCTGCACTACCAGAGCGTGCTCCATGCTCTAGAGGGAACCCTGAACCGCCTGCAGACCGATTACCTCGACCTGTACCTCATTCACTGGCCCAACCCTAGCATCCCGCTGGAGGAGACGTTCCGCGCCCTCAATGAGTTGGTCTCCCAGGGCAAGGTCCGCTACATCGGGGTGAGCAACTTCAGTCAAAGCCAGATGGAAGAGGCCTTCCGTCTGACCGACTCCATCCTGGCCACCAACCAGGTGCACTACAGCCTGACCCATCGGGAGCCAGAGCAGAATGGGGTGCTGCAGTTCTGCCAGTCCCACGACGTGCTGCTCACCGCCTACACTCCCATCGAGCGCGGCCGGGTGACTGAGAGCCATACGCTGGCGAACATGGCTCGGGCGAAGGGATGCACCGCGGTGCAGCTAGCCCTCGCCTGGCTGATCTCCAAGGATCACGTCATCACCATACCCCAGTCCAAAGACAGGAAGCACCTGGAGGAGAACCTGGGGGCGCTCGAGGTGGAACTGACGGCAGAGGAGATGGACCAGCTCGACCGGCTGGCGTCCTGA
- a CDS encoding PAS domain S-box protein, producing the protein MQFTAFAVPLAVAAAMCFALGAYGWRRASYPGANSYALSMVLAGWWSLGYALELASADAAQAELFARLQYLGIVVLPVSWLAFSVQYTGGTISRREIAGLLVVPALTLAMLATNDYHGLIWDRYRMVEVHGLRMLEISRGGWFWFHTAYSYALLLLATVILVRLLGRSPRPYRGQALVLLVALLAPFLASIAYLAGLRPLGRLDLTGFMFVVTGLAMLWGMGRFHLLDIVPIASAAVIESMADGMLVLDRRRRLIWANPSAERLLGAPAATLLGRPIGDVAAAYANLLDRLKEGKEGSTEVWLDHQGRRACYDLRLSELLDDHRREPRGLVVTLRDVTAARRAQEALARSEARYRSIFDTAPSLILSVRGDGTIASVNRRTEPILGYRPEEIVSRRLEELVHPDDWPRLRRRLMDTLDAARPGGEEYRMLRKDGRAVPVHAHWAFLPDEDGPGAAVHLIEDLTERRRLEAQYRQAQKMEAVGQLAGGIAHDFNNLLTVISGHSDFLREELAGKPALLQDVEGIRQAGERAALLTRQLLAFSRRQVLEVKVMSLNEVIAGMASMLARTLGEQIALEVRLADDLWHVRADRAQIEQVVLNLALNARDAMPEGGTLTLETANVELDAGFVQEHLGSKPGPHVRLSVEDTGVGMPPEVMAHLFEPFFSTKGPDRGTGMGLASVYGIIKQLGGNIYVESQPGQGTSFRIYLARAEEPASVASTRSERPPVPRGTETILVVEDEKAVRALASSALRRLGYTVLEAAGAEEAMAHWRHSAHRPDLVLTDVVMPGMNGPELVQALRATRSGHGRPADVPVLYMTGYCQGEGGSQSLDGHVMQKPFDIGDLSRTVRRILDGGH; encoded by the coding sequence GTGCAGTTCACCGCCTTCGCAGTGCCTCTGGCCGTCGCGGCGGCCATGTGCTTCGCCCTGGGGGCCTACGGCTGGCGCAGGGCCTCCTACCCCGGGGCGAACTCGTATGCCCTCTCCATGGTGCTCGCGGGGTGGTGGTCTCTCGGGTACGCCCTGGAGTTGGCCAGCGCTGACGCCGCTCAGGCGGAGCTGTTCGCCCGCTTGCAGTACCTGGGCATAGTGGTGTTGCCGGTGAGTTGGCTCGCCTTCTCCGTGCAGTACACGGGCGGCACCATCTCCCGCAGGGAGATCGCCGGCCTCCTGGTAGTGCCGGCTCTGACGCTGGCGATGCTGGCCACCAACGATTACCACGGGCTCATATGGGATCGCTACCGCATGGTAGAGGTGCACGGCCTCCGGATGCTCGAGATCAGCCGTGGTGGCTGGTTCTGGTTCCACACTGCTTACTCGTACGCGCTCCTCTTGCTCGCCACCGTGATCTTGGTGCGTCTGCTCGGGCGCAGCCCCAGGCCCTACCGCGGGCAGGCCCTGGTTCTTCTGGTGGCTCTGCTGGCTCCCTTCCTGGCCAGTATCGCCTACCTGGCTGGGCTGCGTCCCCTCGGCCGGCTGGACCTGACGGGGTTCATGTTCGTCGTGACCGGCCTGGCCATGCTCTGGGGAATGGGGCGGTTTCACCTGCTGGACATAGTGCCCATCGCCAGCGCCGCGGTCATCGAGAGCATGGCAGACGGAATGCTGGTCCTGGACCGCCGGCGGCGCCTGATCTGGGCGAACCCCAGTGCGGAGCGACTGCTGGGGGCGCCCGCCGCCACCCTCCTCGGCCGTCCTATCGGGGACGTTGCGGCCGCCTACGCCAACTTACTGGACCGCCTCAAAGAGGGGAAGGAAGGGAGCACCGAGGTGTGGCTCGATCACCAGGGGCGGCGGGCGTGTTACGACCTGCGCCTGTCCGAGCTCCTCGACGACCACCGGCGGGAGCCTCGTGGCCTGGTGGTGACTCTGCGGGACGTCACCGCAGCCCGTAGGGCTCAAGAGGCTCTGGCCAGAAGTGAAGCACGCTATCGCAGCATCTTCGATACCGCTCCCAGCCTGATCCTGTCGGTACGCGGCGACGGCACCATCGCCAGCGTCAACCGGCGCACCGAGCCCATCCTGGGCTACCGACCGGAGGAGATCGTCTCGCGGCGCCTGGAGGAACTGGTTCATCCGGACGACTGGCCCAGACTGCGCCGGCGGCTGATGGACACGCTCGATGCGGCGCGACCGGGCGGTGAGGAGTACCGCATGCTGCGCAAGGACGGCAGAGCGGTGCCCGTGCACGCACACTGGGCCTTCCTGCCCGACGAGGACGGCCCCGGCGCTGCGGTGCACCTGATCGAGGACCTGACCGAGCGCCGCCGGCTGGAAGCCCAGTACCGCCAGGCTCAGAAGATGGAAGCGGTGGGACAGCTGGCTGGGGGCATTGCCCACGACTTCAACAACCTGCTCACCGTCATCAGCGGCCATAGCGACTTCCTGCGGGAGGAACTGGCAGGCAAGCCGGCACTGCTGCAGGACGTAGAGGGGATACGGCAGGCGGGCGAGCGGGCTGCCCTGCTCACTCGGCAATTGCTGGCGTTCAGTCGGCGGCAGGTGCTGGAAGTGAAGGTGATGAGCCTGAACGAGGTGATCGCCGGGATGGCCTCCATGCTGGCACGGACCCTGGGCGAGCAGATCGCCCTCGAGGTGAGGCTGGCCGATGACCTGTGGCACGTGCGCGCCGACCGGGCCCAGATCGAGCAGGTTGTCCTCAACCTGGCTCTCAATGCGAGGGACGCCATGCCCGAGGGAGGTACGCTCACCCTGGAGACGGCGAACGTCGAGCTGGATGCCGGCTTCGTGCAGGAGCACCTCGGCTCCAAACCGGGGCCCCACGTGCGGCTGTCGGTGGAGGACACCGGCGTGGGCATGCCGCCTGAGGTGATGGCCCATCTGTTCGAGCCCTTCTTCAGCACCAAGGGGCCGGACAGGGGGACGGGCATGGGCCTGGCTAGCGTCTACGGGATAATCAAGCAGCTAGGTGGGAACATATACGTGGAGAGCCAGCCCGGCCAAGGGACCAGCTTCCGCATCTACCTGGCTCGAGCTGAGGAGCCGGCGTCAGTCGCTTCTACCAGATCTGAGCGGCCGCCCGTGCCTCGCGGCACCGAGACCATCTTGGTAGTGGAGGATGAGAAGGCCGTGCGCGCCTTGGCTTCCTCGGCCCTGCGCAGGCTGGGCTACACTGTCCTGGAAGCAGCCGGAGCCGAGGAGGCGATGGCGCACTGGCGCCACAGCGCCCACCGGCCCGATCTGGTGCTCACCGACGTGGTCATGCCGGGGATGAACGGGCCGGAGCTGGTCCAGGCTCTGCGAGCCACGAGGAGCGGGCACGGCCGGCCCGCAGACGTGCCCGTGCTCTACATGACCGGCTACTGCCAGGGCGAAGGCGGCTCCCAATCTCTCGACGGCCACGTGATGCAGAAACCCTTTGACATCGGCGACCTCAGTCGAACGGTACGGCGCATCCTGGACGGCGGGCACTAG
- a CDS encoding MerR family transcriptional regulator, producing the protein MQPLEGQPKQKVFTRDELAEQAGVSYGQIRHWEACGLLEGGDVRGATSVPIPGATVRVFSPDQKDRAVAIAQLRRAGMSLQAIRALLEFSWQASPEPILVRSRGRISAILVPSALREAVLTLCGPAVVPSEEEVMGSSVGYLGPSPCAAWTEESQFCEGSLLRRIEMRASRMTRRRFLSVSALTASVAVTAACAGATPAPAEPTAAPAEPTAPPAATAPPAEAAPASKYSEAPELAAKVAAGELPPVEERLPAEPLVVECLQEPGEYCSDLNRSLTANAPVLMSTFLWEGLIRWDTSGGGLAIAPNVASSWEVNEDATAYTFHLRPGMRWSDGEPFTADDVMFWYQDVALNEELTPSFPSWLTVAGEPVTIERVDDYTIRLSWPSPHALLLEMMCFNGTTSPIFAPAHYLKQFHPSYADPTELEAKVKEAQFETWYQLFANRNDWTANPELPNLWPWVPTGQWGLGARIVCNRNPYYWKVDTNGKQLPYFERYIVEAVENNEIILMKAIAGEIDVSLEGLGFANLSLLKEHEEDGGYTVVQWEGGYPESVYVNQSFQDPVKSALFRQREFRHALSYAINRDELNDLFWNGMALIKQPCGSSLEPYWEEGFGQTALEYDPERANAMLDAVGLDKRDGEGFRLNSEGNRLQLLLEFFGADPAGVLRADVYQQVANYWQEVGIETIARDIERTLWTQRATSNEAEMPCYAVAELLWVIDPIWYVPYGSTCYWAPGYGAWTASGGTGGLEPPEDLKELIHWYDQLKAEPDGARRAELGRNILRRHNEQVYMIGTCHGSIWPGVLKNDIVNYPLTGIADWRVLRDHTARAFQLWRRSA; encoded by the coding sequence ATGCAGCCACTGGAAGGACAGCCCAAGCAGAAGGTCTTCACTCGGGACGAGCTGGCCGAGCAGGCCGGCGTGTCCTATGGGCAGATACGGCACTGGGAAGCCTGTGGGCTCCTAGAGGGTGGGGACGTCCGCGGTGCGACATCGGTGCCTATCCCTGGGGCGACGGTGCGTGTCTTCTCGCCCGATCAGAAGGATCGGGCCGTGGCCATCGCTCAGCTGCGACGTGCCGGCATGTCGCTGCAAGCCATCCGTGCCTTGCTGGAGTTCTCCTGGCAGGCGTCCCCCGAGCCCATCCTAGTCCGGTCTCGCGGGCGCATTTCAGCCATTCTGGTGCCGTCCGCCCTGCGTGAGGCCGTACTGACCCTGTGCGGCCCCGCCGTCGTGCCGTCGGAAGAGGAGGTGATGGGAAGCTCAGTCGGGTATCTCGGGCCCAGCCCGTGCGCCGCGTGGACAGAAGAGAGCCAGTTCTGCGAAGGAAGTCTCTTGAGGAGGATCGAGATGCGTGCAAGTCGAATGACCCGCAGACGGTTCCTGAGTGTGTCCGCCCTGACGGCTAGCGTCGCTGTGACGGCGGCCTGCGCCGGCGCCACGCCGGCCCCAGCGGAGCCGACCGCTGCCCCGGCAGAACCTACAGCCCCTCCTGCCGCTACAGCCCCGCCGGCCGAGGCCGCTCCGGCATCCAAGTACTCGGAGGCCCCCGAGCTGGCTGCCAAGGTGGCTGCCGGTGAGCTTCCTCCCGTGGAAGAGCGCCTCCCGGCCGAACCCCTAGTAGTAGAGTGCCTGCAGGAGCCAGGTGAGTACTGCAGCGACCTAAACCGCTCTCTTACCGCCAACGCCCCAGTGTTGATGAGCACCTTTCTGTGGGAGGGTCTCATTCGCTGGGACACAAGCGGAGGCGGCCTGGCCATAGCCCCCAACGTCGCCTCCTCGTGGGAAGTGAACGAAGACGCCACCGCGTACACTTTCCATCTGCGGCCTGGAATGAGGTGGTCTGACGGAGAGCCCTTCACCGCCGATGATGTCATGTTCTGGTATCAGGATGTGGCACTCAATGAAGAGCTTACGCCTTCCTTCCCTAGCTGGCTGACAGTCGCAGGCGAGCCGGTCACTATAGAGCGGGTCGACGACTACACCATCCGGCTCAGCTGGCCCAGCCCTCACGCGCTGCTCCTGGAGATGATGTGCTTCAACGGCACGACGTCCCCCATCTTTGCCCCCGCCCACTACCTGAAGCAGTTCCATCCAAGCTACGCGGATCCAACGGAGCTCGAGGCTAAGGTGAAGGAGGCCCAGTTCGAGACCTGGTACCAGCTGTTCGCCAACCGGAATGACTGGACAGCGAACCCCGAACTACCCAACCTCTGGCCCTGGGTACCGACCGGACAATGGGGACTTGGAGCTCGGATCGTGTGCAACCGCAATCCCTACTACTGGAAGGTGGACACAAACGGGAAGCAGTTGCCCTACTTCGAGCGGTATATCGTGGAGGCGGTAGAGAACAACGAGATCATCCTGATGAAGGCCATCGCGGGCGAGATAGACGTCAGCCTTGAGGGCCTCGGCTTCGCCAACCTATCGCTGCTAAAGGAGCATGAGGAGGACGGCGGATACACTGTCGTACAGTGGGAGGGCGGATACCCCGAGAGCGTCTATGTGAATCAGAGCTTCCAGGACCCGGTGAAGTCCGCCCTGTTCCGCCAGCGAGAGTTCCGGCATGCCCTCTCCTACGCGATCAACCGCGACGAGCTGAATGATCTGTTCTGGAATGGAATGGCGTTGATCAAGCAGCCCTGCGGCAGCAGCCTGGAGCCGTACTGGGAGGAGGGGTTTGGCCAGACAGCGCTGGAGTACGATCCCGAACGAGCGAATGCCATGCTGGATGCGGTCGGGTTGGACAAACGGGATGGAGAGGGCTTCCGGCTGAACTCGGAGGGGAACCGGTTGCAGCTGCTCCTTGAGTTCTTTGGCGCTGATCCCGCTGGCGTGCTGAGGGCCGATGTCTACCAACAGGTGGCGAACTACTGGCAGGAAGTGGGCATAGAGACCATAGCCAGGGACATAGAGCGCACTCTCTGGACTCAGCGCGCCACTAGCAACGAGGCAGAGATGCCCTGCTACGCAGTGGCGGAGCTGCTTTGGGTTATCGACCCCATTTGGTATGTGCCGTACGGCAGCACCTGTTACTGGGCCCCCGGATATGGCGCCTGGACTGCGAGCGGAGGCACGGGTGGACTGGAGCCTCCCGAGGATCTCAAGGAGTTGATTCACTGGTATGACCAGCTCAAGGCCGAGCCGGATGGGGCGAGGCGAGCCGAGCTGGGCCGAAACATTCTGCGACGACACAACGAACAGGTCTACATGATCGGTACCTGCCATGGCAGCATATGGCCGGGGGTGCTCAAGAACGACATCGTGAACTACCCACTCACGGGCATCGCCGACTGGCGCGTGCTACGCGACCATACGGCCCGGGCCTTCCAGCTGTGGCGGCGGTCCGCCTAG